In Pseudomonas grandcourensis, the DNA window TTCCGGGTGGGTCTGCACGCCGACGAAGATGTGCGCTTCGCTGCCGGTGTTGTAGCGGTAGTTGAATTCGGTGATCTGGCGCTTGCCGATGGCCTCGCAGAACGCCTTGAAGCTGCCCGGCTTCTCGGGAATGGTCACGGCGATGATCGCTTCGCGGCCCTCACCCAGCTCCGCTCGCTCGGCGACGTGGCGCAGGCGGTCGAAGTTGACGTTGGCCCCGGAGTCGATGGCCACGAAGGTCTGGCCGCTGACGCCGCGCTGCTCGACATATTTCTTGATCCCGGCCACGCCCAAGGCGCCGGCAGGTTCGGTGATCGAGCGGGTATCGTCGTAGATATCCTTGATGGCCGCGCAGATCTCGTCGGTGCTGACGGTGATCACCTCATCGACATAGTCTTTGCAGATATCGAAGGTGTGCTGACCGATCTGGGCTACCGCAACGCCGTCGGCGAAGAGGCCTACTGTCGGCAGTACCACTCGCTCGCCGGCCGCCATGGCCGCTTGCAGACAATTGGAATCATCCGGCTCGACACCGATGACCTTGATGTCCGGGCGCAGGTACTTCACATAAGCCGCGATGCCGGCGATCAGGCCGCCGCCGCCCACCGGGACGAAAATCGCATCCAGTGGCTGCGGGTGCTGGCGCAGAATCTCCATCGCCACGGTGCCCTGCCCGGCAATGGTGTGGGGATCGTCATACGGGTGAATGTAGACGTAGCCTTTTTCGTCGACCAGTTTCAGCGAGTAGGCCAGGGCTTCCGGGAACGAATCGCCGTGCAGCACCACTTTGCCGCCACGGGAGCGCACGCCTTCGACCTTGATCTCCGGGGTGGTCTTGGGCATGACGATGGTCGCTTTCACGCCCAACACCTTCGCCGCCAGGGCCAGGCCCTGGGCATGGTTGCCCGCCGACGCGGTGACCACACCGCGAGCGCGTTCTTCGTCGCTTAACTGGGTCAACTTGTTGTAGGCGCCGCGAATCTTGAACGAGAACACCGGCTGCAAGTCTTCGCGCTTGAGCCAAATGCTGTTGCCCAGCCGCTCGGAGAGCTGGCGAGCAGTCTGCAGCGGGGTTTCTACGGCAACGTCATAAACGCGCGAGGTGAGGATCTTTTTGACGTACTGTTCAAGCATCGGAAAGCATCACTGAGCGGGTTGGGCAGGACCAAGGAGTCTAACCCGCATTTTGGGC includes these proteins:
- the ilvA gene encoding threonine ammonia-lyase, biosynthetic, which produces MLEQYVKKILTSRVYDVAVETPLQTARQLSERLGNSIWLKREDLQPVFSFKIRGAYNKLTQLSDEERARGVVTASAGNHAQGLALAAKVLGVKATIVMPKTTPEIKVEGVRSRGGKVVLHGDSFPEALAYSLKLVDEKGYVYIHPYDDPHTIAGQGTVAMEILRQHPQPLDAIFVPVGGGGLIAGIAAYVKYLRPDIKVIGVEPDDSNCLQAAMAAGERVVLPTVGLFADGVAVAQIGQHTFDICKDYVDEVITVSTDEICAAIKDIYDDTRSITEPAGALGVAGIKKYVEQRGVSGQTFVAIDSGANVNFDRLRHVAERAELGEGREAIIAVTIPEKPGSFKAFCEAIGKRQITEFNYRYNTGSEAHIFVGVQTHPENDPRSALIASLSEQGFPVLDLTDNELAKLHIRHMVGGRAAHVVDEVILRFEFPERPGALFNFLNKLGGRWNISMFHYRNHGAADGRVVAGLQVPHDERHLVPAALEEIGYPYWDESDNPAYQLFLG